Below is a genomic region from Henckelia pumila isolate YLH828 chromosome 3, ASM3356847v2, whole genome shotgun sequence.
TGACATTCGGGAATTTATCTATTGTTAAACAGAAATGAAATAAAAGATATAACACTTGGAAATTCACTATTTTTTCTTGATAATAAGTCAGGCCGAGTTGGCTCGCCAAGCTCCTGTCTCTCTATTCAGAAACCTCGAAATTGTGTCCTTAGCTTGAGGGAATCAATCCTTCTGCTACTTCAACAAACAGTGGTTGGTAAGTTAGATATCCTTTAATCAAGTTAAAATTTAGtatcacaaaaataaaaaagttaaTTACAAATTGAGGTTACGCATGGATGTAGGGATTTGAGGCAATTGATTTTAAATCCATTTGGTCACTTGAATAAATTTTTGTTGGATGGATTTGAAATCCACAACATTTTTAACTTATGTAAATTCAACGGTGATTATGATGGATTTGAAATCAACCCAAAATGTATGTAATTTCAAATCCACCTTCCAAATCTCTCTCCAAATCAAATCGTTCTCTCTAATCAAATTCTTGCATCCAAGCGTAACCTGAAAGAATTTGGAAGTGTGAAAAGAAGTTCTCACTTATAAAGAGAAAGGAGAAAAATAAACTAGGAAATAAAGGGAAAAAGGTAAGCACTAGATCGAAATGAGATTGTGGATATGTAATGAAGATTGAATGCAGATTATGCAATTTAATAGTCGAGTCAAAAGTCAGGATCACAAATGTAAAAAGTTAATAACAAATTGAGGGAATTGGAAAAGAGATGAAAATAGGTTGATAAAGATAGAGAGAAAGGAGAAGAAGAAACAATGAGATAAAGGAAAAGTATTGAGTGGataaaaatgaaatagtgaataTGCAATGGAAATTGAATGCAGATTATGCAATTTGATAATCGAATTGTCAGGTTATGTTCATACATAATCTATTAAAAACAAATATTGAGCTGGAAAATATATCTTCTTTGCATTAACTATTACAATACCTAATTCTTTCAAACCGTAATAAAAGTATCATTCTTCAACATCTTTTCGAGCAAGAGCAATTGTTTCTCTCAAACAATCCCCTCCTATCAAtaatcaaatacacaaatttaatTTACAACTCATGAGTCATGATGATTGAACGTATGATGTTGGTTATTAGTGATGgttcatttcaaaattctcaaacGTCAAGTCTCGATTGTTCTTCTAGAATGGCAATTGTTGGCCGCAATAGATATTTTGtcgtttttctttttgtttggaTGGTGAATTAATTACTAGTAATTGCATTATTGCAAATtcaaatctcataataaatACATTTCCTCGCCCCAAAACTTTTACGCAATTCTTATAATAATCCCACGATTCTATTCTATAAATTTTTGCAATTTCCATTCATTTTTCTTCACCAAATCATTATCTTGTCGCTTACCTTCCctcatttcttcttcttcttcttcttctttctctcTATTTATTGGACTTTGTATAGCCTTTTATCTCTATCAGTGGTTTCATCTTTTTATTTTGCTCTTTATTCTTCATTGGATTGAAGGATACTAAAGTTGCAAATCTCACCCTAGCTTCCTAAGGTTATAAAACATGCATTTTTCATTTAACTTTTTTGCATCTCTCAATCTGCTCACGCACACCAGATTGAGAACTACTTTATCATCTTATTTTGTGATACCATTTCATTATATTTAACTCCATTATTCATTTATATGATAAATCAAATCATATTTGGAATTGACTTGCAAGTTTCAGATTGTTACAAGGATGATGGCTGATGAATCTCGTCACCAATTTGACCTGAACGTAAATGTAAATGAAGACATTAATTTGGTTGATGACCATCAACCAAACAGAAGGCGACACACGCAACACCAGATCCAAGGGCTAGAAGCGTAAGATGTTTTACAAATTATTTGATTGCGCATCAAATTTGGTTGTCAACTAATACATTTTGGACAACGAAGTTTACAAAAAATGTTCACTTTCCCTTTTCATCTTCCCTTGTATTTTTACGAGCCAGTTTGGATACAGAAGctgtaagttttaaaaaaagtgtttaaaataatttaagctTTTTAAAGTCTTTTTTCATTAGAAGGAAAAGCCTAGAAGCTAGAAATTATGGcttataaaaaaatcattttttaagtgTGTTTTTAAAATGCTTTTATAAGGTGTAACCAAACACTacaatttttaaaaagaaaCGTGTTTTTCCATTTTAGAAAAAAGGTGTTTTTGACCTTCTCGCTTGTCCAACCAAACAGGCTCTAGATCTTTTAGAAAAGGATATTTTTAGaaacttttaattcaaaatagtCGAGACAGATCAGTCTCTTCCATATGTGTAATGATAAATTGTACTGAATTTTAGGTTTTTCAAAGATTGCCCAATCCCAGACTACAAACAAAGAAGAGCATTGGGGCTCGAATTAGGGTTGGAGCCGCAGCAAGTAAAATTTTGGTTCCAAAATAAGCGTACACAGCTGAAAGTAAGGAGCCATGCAtttaaaagaaatatatatatattgatactGCACTATTATCTTGGATTCTTTTTCTAATCATATGATGgttattttcttgatttcatTTCATCAGACGCGACATGACCACCTAAAAAATGCAGAGCTCCGAGCAGAAAACAAAAGACTCAGAGACGAAAACACGACTAACTTGGAACATCTAGAGAGTGTTGCATGCGCTAGTTGTGGCTGCCCTATTTCTATACGAGAAATCTCGGTCGAGGAACATCGTTTGCGTGCAGAAAATGTGTGGTTGAGAGAACAGGTGATTCCATTAGATCACACAAAATCAACTTTGTATTTCCAATATTCTTTTTCCCATTGCGTATTTATTATGTCACAAATTTGATGGATTCGTTTAATATATTTAGATTCATCGGTTCTCCACGATAGCAGCACGATACATTGGCAAGCCTGTCGCAGACAATATTCCCGATTCAAAACCCCTGTGATTCATGGATGCTGCTGCTGAATGGATGGGGGTGGTCACCTCGTGAGGATGTGTATATCTCTTTAAAATTTATTGAATGgaatgttttttttcttttttaaatggAATGTTAGGTTTATTTATTTCTTGGAAAAGTTTATTGTGTTGTTTTACTAGTGTTTAcgttaatttttattgattttagagcgatatatttttaatatatttttcacaAAATGCACCAAATTTGCACGGGAGATGCACAGGTTATGATGGGTTTTCAAAGTTTCCTGGAaacatataatttaatttttatcataCAACTAATctgaaaattattattaattataagaAATGAAAGACAAGGAAAGTATATCGTTTGAATGTCGACGAACGCTATTAATAAATTTCAGAAGCATGTCCTCAAAAAGAGGATTTGATGGTATTTGGATGCTTATTaatgttaaattttattttaaaaaaattaacgtGCGCTATTTGAGCACACTGCAAAAGACTAAGCGTTATATAGCGCTCAGCCTGGAATTTACGTTATAAGCgcaattttaaaaacatttgtCTCTGAGCCTCTAGCTAGCTCGGTATTCATGTTCTTTTTTTTGCTTTATATATAAGACTTCTCTTGCCATTTAAAGGTGTTCCAGATATCCTTTCATTTGTTCCAAATCTGGGGATTAACCTCCTTCCATTTGTTTCATACCTGGGGATTAACCTTAAGTGAGAGCTGAGGTTTTGCACGCCAATTACAAATTGTTTTTCTATATAGATCAGCTATGTGTGTCTTCTATGTTTTTCCAATATGAGGATCATGGTCAAGATGTCAATGATACTTCTTATGCCTTGTATTACAACATATGACATATCATAtccggagatggtatatctgttgatctaagtaaagtcgaggcagtgatcaattggttgagaccaacatctgttcctgagatacatagtttcatgggtttggctgggtattatcgccggTTTATTAAAGAGTTTTCTAGCATTGCGAAaccgattactcagttaactcagaagaatgctccatttatctggtctgaagcttgtgaatccagtttttttgagttgaagaaacgactgaccagtgcaccagtcttgacgattccttcaggtactggtggtttcactgtgtattgtgatgcatctcatcgaggtttgggatgtgtattgatgcagcgagggtatgtgattgcttatgcctcgagacagttgaagcctcacgagaccagatatccgattcatgatcttgaattagccgccattgtatttgctttgaagatttggcgacactatctgtatggggaacagtttgagatttattctgatcacaagagtctgaaatatttgttttcacagtcagaactgaatatgagacagcagagatggcttgatttacttaaagattttgattgtgagattaaatactatccgggaaaatctaatgcagctgctgatgcactgagtcgaaaggtatgttctttatctttatcgacgattggtatatcacatttgattgaagaatgttgtttgtctggattagtatttgaaacgAATTGTCAGCCTCTTCGACTTTATCacattcaagttgaaccagcgcTATTGTTGCGAATTAAAGATGCTCAGacacttgatcagaatgtgcagaattcgattgaaAAAGTCCggtcagggcatgtatctgaataccaggttcgagatgatcttttatatgttaacaatcgccttgtagtgcctgatatttctgatgtgcgacaacaactactgaaagaggcgcattgtagccgttatagtattcatcctggagataggaagatgtacaatgatttgaaggctcaatattggtggaaaccaatgaagtcagatatcactgagtttgtttctcgatgtcttaattgccatcaagtgaaggctgaaaggaagaaaccgtctggtttgttacagagtttatcagtgcttgaatggaaatgagatcatatttccatggactttgtgacgaagttacctcgatcttctagaggttgcgatgctatctgggtgattattgacagattgacgaagtcagcgtgttttattccttatcgcatgacatatagacacgaccagatggcagagatttatatATGTCCTAGaggttgtcagattgcatggagtgccgaagtctattgtatcagatcgtgatcctcgatttacatcacacttctgGCACAGCTTACAGAATGCTTTAGGTACTTagctacacttgagcacagcttatcatccacagacagacggacagtctgagcataccattcagactttggaggatatgttgagagctgtagtgcttgattttggcacgagttggcaagattcactaccactttgtgaattctcgtacaacaacagctatcaatcgagtattaaaatggctccgtttgaagctttgtatggtagaaagtgtcgatctcctttgtactgggaagatatttctgaggtacctgatattgggcctgacatgattcgagatatgactgaacaagtgaagattattcagagaagaatgaagacagctcaggacagacaagcgaagtatgccaatgttcgacgtcgacctttgtcttttgaacagggggatagggtgtttctgaagatttctccatttagAGTCACCgtacgatttggcaaacgagggaagttgtctccacgttatattggtccgtatgaagttcttgagaaaataggcaatcttgcctaccgATTAGCTCtacctccgtctttatctggaatacatgatgtctttcatgtatcaatgCTTCGGAAATATCTtgttgatgaatctcatgtgcttaaatctgatgaggctgaactcgatgaaaccttgagttattttgaaaagccaattcagattcttgatcgtaaagagaagaaacttcgaacgaagactattccgcttgtgaaagttcagtggagtcgtcatggtattgaagaagaaaCCTGGGAGACGGAATCAGACATgcgacaacgatttccagaAATGTTTCTCTGATGTGAGTATCTTCTTCAGTTTTTCTGTTATCTGTGTATATGATATGCTGATAGTatttgagatttcgaggacgaaatcgtgtcttagtggaggagaattgtaacgcccggaattatttaattttaatccgaatttaatttgggaatatttagagttttgatgtaaattctaatattcttaaattatttaggattgaaattgaattcaaTTATTGGCCGAGGGCTGAATTGCAAattttgaagaattgaggggccaaCATGCAAATAGTTGAAAATTGTTGGACACTTGTGATTTGTATATGTATTCATGTATGTAACATTAATATTCATCAGAAACATCAGAGAAGAACCGAGAGAGAAGAACAAAGAACCTCAAGTttcttcatcatcttccaaTTGCCGTATCTTGAGTTCCGattatccgaattcgattccgaaaattgttttggaatccttgcaacgagaccttagatttgatgtaagttttattttagttcaTCATGGTTTGAGAATTcaaaaatggcagagatcagtacgtTGGTTTTTGTTTGAAGTTTTTGAGGAGTTGTATCGTTTATTTTCAAAACCGAATCGACGAATGTCTATCGATTGTGTTCTTATGATTCCAGCTTATTATTCGATagtatacctgctgatatgttgaggaaTTACTGCTGGTTTTGATGGATATGAGATGAATATGATTGTTAGACTTGTTGTAGTTGAGTTTCGGTTGCCAACTttaaccgttacgccgccgaacTTATGATTCGAGACTGTTTTGCTAGTGTGTATTGAGCTGCTTTTCCATGAATTCTTGGCTGAAGATCTTAGCTTATataacttcatttcagattttgtTTAAAGACCATCGAGCTCGAGAACATCGCCTTCGAACCGATAGagattgaagcaaggtttgaagttattctacaatggagtttgaatggttttaAGTGCAGATTTTGAGACAAGGCTTGTGGTTGTTTATTGTACACATTTGGACAGCTAGAAGACACCATAAACCTCAcaatcgaaaggtaaaagtggactactttttgaatgggattaaaactcgagatggtttgtatcgagtttcctaaatcacatacttaattgattatttgctcTTATGTGAATTATTGAATGTGTCTATGATATTGTTGAATTAATATATGATGTTttgtattgcattcatcttgtgagacctatcctttgatttttgaaatgaacggagtcgttcgattagacgatttgagaaACTATATATGTATGGTCTGGGTGGTTGtattagcctagcgtctgaattacatgtatggtggcttcaaagtctagagaagcaagataagtagccccacctcgatcgggagtgtcggtggtttagttacgatatcttcttctcgggatcccaaccgacgaaatgagagatttcttgagagaagcctgttttaaatcatgcattgtattttatttcttatcatgagtttgatatgctatgcatgttagttgcttttactgggaaaatatgtttctcaccggagttatccggctgttgtcgtgtttgtatgtgtgcatggcaacaggtggttCAGGAACAGGGCAAAGGCGGGCTTGACAAATCGAGACTTCagagattagagtgatgatccggtgTAGTTGTTAGTTGCTGTCAAACTTTATTGGTACAAGAACATTGATCTTGTAGTTGTAAGACTTGAACTTTTAGTCTAGAgattctactactttgagatgtaTAACACATGATCttgttgggtttgagtttttgatgttatcacCTTCTCTTGTACATTTGGTTTTGTTGGAAGAGGTTATATAGTATAAATCTTCATTGTATAGCACGTTTTTGAAACGTTGGAAAAGCGTTGATGTTTACAACTAAGACAACGTTTACAAAGCGTTGTTGTTTGTagcaacgacaacgcttttgcAACGctggaaaaagcgttgttgtttaCAACTAAGACAACACTTACATAGCGTTGTTGTTTGTagcaacgacaacgcttttgcAACGTGTTGTTATTTacatcaaagacaacgcttaaaaaacgTTGTTGTTTGTAGTAAAAAATGAATATTAGTTATATATCTTAACAATTTTAATAACTTTCCATAAAAAGTATTGTTGTAACACGACATCGGTGTCAACTCAACGTCATAAGAGTCaggggtgggttttcggtataccgtatcaaaaatactgatatgaaaaaaattcataccggtacCAATATATAAATtccgaaattttggtatgaaaaaaatccatactgataccatacatatacaaaaaaaataaaaattcgatataccaaaaaaatgtctatatatcgaaaaaaatttcTGCAAAAATAACGGATTAAAATCACGGATTAACATAGATGACTGAAATTTCAAAGATACAAAtttcacatacattgatacatACAAAACACTACCAATCTTTTTAAAGTTTCTTATTCGATATGTGCAATAATGACGCCTCGGTCGTGCGAGATACAAACAATTAAATGaaagatatatatttatgaccTTGTGAAGTTACAGAAAGATTAAAGTTATACAAGGTTGATAAATAGAGGAAACAGAGAAAGATAAGCGACAGAGAGAGCGATTTGATAATGAAAAATGAATGGAAATTCCATAAATTTATAGAAATAATTTGTGATATTACTGTAAtatctgaaaataaaaatattgaatgtgacaaaaaaaattatttttagattttgtaTTTACATAATCGCAATCAGTAATAATTCGACATCATAATAAAAAGAAAACGATAAATgtgctttattttttatttttttaaaaaaggagcACATATtaatctattattattttttaggaaaCTTGAtgctttttaaaattttgcacATGCTAAATGCAACTAATCttttttgaaaacaataattgCCGTTAACTTAATGAATGACTTGTGGATGTTTGAGTTGTCAGCATCACTACTCCACTAAAACGTACATAtctaaattaatatttgataattaatttttttgaagagAATATTTGATAATAACAtctctaaaataatatttttttgagtcTCGACTCGAACCAGTTtattaaatcaataattttaataaattaagaAGATAATAAATTTTCGGAAGAcccttatttttttttgaacaatTCGGAAGACccttatataaatatatttacggTCCTGTCAATATCATAAATTAATAATcctctaaaattttaaaatataattatcatAAGTTAGTAAAATGtgatttattgttatttttttttcttttgaaatgTGCTTATGAATGAATTTTATCTCTTGCTTTTCGCATTGCATCCGAAAACTCTCGTGTTGCATTCTCAAACTGTAACAAAAAATTGCGAAGAGTGTTTTTCTCTCTTTATGAACGATTCCTTTCGCGTAACTAGTtcgaaatataatattatatcatTCTCAGCTTCATCGTCAATGGAATTTTCAATTGGACTAAT
It encodes:
- the LOC140893069 gene encoding homeobox-leucine zipper protein ROC2-like isoform X1 → MPLPEFMSPITRSIGTQVHGALFTMLSVATGFAAISHKIVTRMMADESRHQFDLNVNVNEDINLVDDHQPNRRRHTQHQIQGLEAFFKDCPIPDYKQRRALGLELGLEPQQVKFWFQNKRTQLKTRHDHLKNAELRAENKRLRDENTTNLEHLESVACASCGCPISIREISVEEHRLRAENVWLREQIHRFSTIAARYIGKPVADNIPDSKPL
- the LOC140893069 gene encoding homeobox-leucine zipper protein ROC2-like isoform X2 codes for the protein MLSVATGFAAISHKIVTRMMADESRHQFDLNVNVNEDINLVDDHQPNRRRHTQHQIQGLEAFFKDCPIPDYKQRRALGLELGLEPQQVKFWFQNKRTQLKTRHDHLKNAELRAENKRLRDENTTNLEHLESVACASCGCPISIREISVEEHRLRAENVWLREQIHRFSTIAARYIGKPVADNIPDSKPL
- the LOC140893069 gene encoding homeobox-leucine zipper protein ROC2-like isoform X3 produces the protein MMADESRHQFDLNVNVNEDINLVDDHQPNRRRHTQHQIQGLEAFFKDCPIPDYKQRRALGLELGLEPQQVKFWFQNKRTQLKTRHDHLKNAELRAENKRLRDENTTNLEHLESVACASCGCPISIREISVEEHRLRAENVWLREQIHRFSTIAARYIGKPVADNIPDSKPL